A region of the Scatophagus argus isolate fScaArg1 chromosome 6, fScaArg1.pri, whole genome shotgun sequence genome:
atgacatgAACTGACATCATTAGGGTTATTTCTTCTCAGAATTTGGAAAGCTCCTTTAAAGCCACAGAATAATTATTtctaaactgttttcacaggctgagtagTAAAGAtgccaaatatatatatatatatatgtatatatatatatatatatatgtatatatatctatatgaACCCTGTGCTGTGTGCTATGTAAACCTGGGGCATTTGGATTTGGTCACATTGCTGGGTGGCTTTTCCAGTCttcaagacacacacagacagacttcGCACTGACTTGATTaattgtactgtatatttttttattagctATTAATGCTTACATATTTATGCACTCCACTGTAATAAAAATCACATAACCCCACCAGTAGACAGCATAACATGCGAGGTTAATTGAATTTGTAAATGAAACGactcttttaaaaaatgtaattgataTCTAGAAATTCATTAGCATTGCAATAATAACAAGTGTTATACGTGATCAGATAAGAATTGAGTATTGCAGTTATCACAGATGTCTCTGTGTATGAGACAAACAcctattaaaaataaacttaaatatTAAGCTAATACAGTTAACTAGTTACAGAATATGTTCCCATCGGAAATAGAAACCTAAACAGATTCCTATCTTATCGGAACAAGTAATAGAAAAggtattaaaatgttgtttgaaCTCTTGTCACTGTCTCAGATGCATGGAGGATGTTGTGAGGTCGCACACTAGAGGTGTTTGAGCTGTAGCCGCTTAACACACAATGAGCAGGTCATATTATCAGAGTTATTCCAAACAGAAGCTTTGAAACATTGAAAAACATCTCAAAGTTTTCCTGTTGGAAAATGTATATCTTCACTCAGTGAAGCACCTGTTAGGGAGATGGGCTTACAGTAACTGAGGTCAATGCAGGCCTGTCTTGGCTGTGGATTTCTCCCACTGACACAGCTTTGCTCAGCACACTGTTCCTAAAAAGGCTGAACATCACAGTAATGCAGAAAAGCTTGGATCACCAGGGACTCTCAGCAGGGTCACAGCAGTCCTTCAGGTCTCTTCTCCAGACTGTACTCCTGGGTCCGCTTTACCTTCCACCCCAGCATCAGCAGTAGGATGATGCCCATGACCTTATAGCCCACCTGTAAGCCCAAGTACCTGCAGTGCCAGACAAATGAAGATAAAAGATTGTCAGCAGTGATGCGGATGTACTACGTACTAAGTGTTCTGGGTGCTATTTTTTAACCTGTTCCTCAAGATGTTGTTGTCATAGTAACCACAGCTAAACTTCTTTCCGCACACGCGTTTCCACCAGATACATGACGCATCGATGGCCATCCCAAAGAGGGCAGGGGCAGGTAACCAggctgagagggagacagaaagagagtgtgtttgtggtcaaCACATTTCTATAATCAGTGGTTGGACTAGAACCACTAGAGGGCAATCCAACTTTTGCTTCATAGAAATCTATGATAAAATACCCTCTAATTCAAACTCTGTAATTCCACTAGCTGCTCTGCTTGTCTTtcaccatttcatttcataatgaCAGAGTTTTATTGgacttcagttttatttcattgtggaCAATGATTTCAAGTCTGCTTTTCATAATTCATTCATAATATATATGTTTTACCTAATTAATTCACAGAATTATTCATTTCAGATATTTGTTCAATACAGAAGCCTTTGGAGACCCTTACAACTGTGAACTTTGTTGagtttcaaaataataacagtgAGCTAGGAggatattttgacattttggggcTCCTCGACAAAAGGAAGTTTGTTGTTAATATAATAATTACATGCAGTCATTCATATGAGTACAGCACAAGATgtaaacagtgtttgtgtgtttacttaCCTAATAGTCTCATGAGTAAAAACTGAATTCCAATAGCAAATGACTTCTCTTCAGAGGGAACAGATCTGGGAAAAAAGTTAGGTCAGCACCTGCGTTATTGGTGTACTTTGTTgatcttaaaaacaaaacaattctgGACAACAGCGGCAGTCATAGATTAGTTTTTTAtccccaaaaaaaacacataactaTTAGTAATGGTATATCTTTAAATTGAATAAATCTATATTTTAGATGGGagtccatttttctttcctttcacgCTTGGCTCGCCTACATTAGGAGCCAAGTGCACTCATTTATTAAACTCTTGTGTTTTTGACTCTTTATGGACTTGCCGGAAGCTGTTAAAAACAACTGCAGCTCAGCGTTTGACCGCAGGAGTTCCTGGGAGGGAAATTACttcattaaatttaaatgtcactAAAACATAAAAGACTCCTAAAACAGTCCTTGACAAAGGGCTTCAAGttggctttttttcccttttcaagATACATCATCTTTCTAGAAATCATTAGAAGAATGTGTGGTGTCTATTTGGCCGTTACATTTGGGAACGAATCTCCAAGTAAAAGCAACACAGGATCTGGAAACTAAGATGGATACTTGTAATCAACtagattaaaatatattaaaatatatatatcattaaATTAGAAGTAGTTGTTTGAAATGGAGGACAAGCAGATTATGTCATACATTGGAGCAACGTTTATCATTTTGAACATATCATATAAATAACACATGAATTTGATGAATGTGTTGTCCTTACCTGAGCACCATCATGTACATGGGGTTATGAGTGAGGCAGGCGATCAGTGATGCCAGAGAGATGACAAGCATGACAGGGAGAAGAAAATGTGGGCAGCTGTTTGGACAGGGAGCTGGTTGAGCATGACTCTGGCTGCCAGATATACATCTGCAGTTGGTATACAGCTGTGTGCAGAAAGAGGgtgatgaaaatgttaatgctgCTATCTGTACagagaaatttaaaaacatctttttttttatttttgttatgttaTATACTATATATGCTGCTTATTTTCCCCACTGGTGACTGCAGCTAGACATGTTGGGCAATAAACGTATTCACCTTTTGTGTTAGAAGCGTAGATTTAAATTTAGGCTAAATTTAAAGCTGCGCTCGGCAGCcagttagtttagcttagcacgAAGACTGGACACGGGAGGCTCGAGAAACAGTAACAGACTAAGTTTTTTGGACAAAGCCAGGTCAACTGTTTGCTCCTGCTTGCATccgttatgctaagctaagctagctgtctCCTGGCTCTACCTTCATATTCTGCAAACAGACATTTTAGAGTTTAGACTTGACAGAGATAATTTCCCTTTCAAAATTTCTGCTGATTTAGTGAAACACAGAATTAACTATGGAATCTATCCAGATCTTTGTTTAACACCTGATTTGATTCCACTTTCAGCTGCACACTGGTGGAATAAGTCcacaaaaagataaaataatgaTTGTGTTATTTCTTGGGATTAATCCACTGAGCTAATTGTGGCCAttgctgtctgtgtatgtgcttcAGTATTACACAGTGGGCTTACATGCTGAGTCAAACTGACTAATACTCTATTAGCAGTCACACAGTACACCCACTCAAAGATTATTCACAAGCTGTGACGTTTAAATACTGACGCTTTTTCCCTCTTGAAACACGACAGATATGCTCTGTGAGTAATAAGCATTGATCAGACATTGACAACGAGCCACTCGTGTCCTGTTAGCAGCCGAACAGTCTCTCTGTATGCTTGTAGGTCTGGGACTTCACTGCTGACATGAAACATGTGATCATTTAAATGACCATATGTCAGATATGTCATAGTCTAAATGCTGGGACAGAGAACCAAGATGCTGCCATTCAATTTGTGCCTCAAATCCAGGAGGGATCTAAGACCtaagtcacttcctgttccaaGTATCTACTtaccagaggaaaaaaatgtttaaagatcAAGTCTACCCCCTGAagagcacatttaaaaacactctCAATGCAtcttaatgacattttatttgccaTATGCATTCCCTGCAATACTCTGCCCTTCAGAGCACAGCTAAAGGTTAATTACGGGCTAAATTACAGATCCTGTGCTGGGACAAGAACCAAAGGCTTATTCCTCCATCGCACACTAAGAAAATTATACAAGATTATGGAAGAAAATTATACTGTTAATTACTGTTATTGTAAGTTGTAAAACACTTTCTATCCtctaaaaacaaattcattcatcttttatgtttatatatttctttttctttttttcaataaatgcAGCTAGAATTCCTATCTTATGTGATTACTTTCCATCAGGTAATTTCACTGATTACAGCTGATGATTTACTGTGCAGTACTGTTCTAGTGTTGCACAAATATGCcccagattaaaaaaaaaatgtggctaAATGTCAGGTTTTATTTATACGTCTCCCTATCACAAATATGTCTTAATGACTTATCATATCATTGTAACCTGCGGGCGTTTATACTGTAAGAAGACATGCATGATGAACAGGTCGTTAGAGGACACACTGACCTGAACCCTGTGGGTGCTGTTGGGTTCTTTGGTGAAGTTGGTGCAGCCAGCATGACAAGGAGAAATATACTCGATACCATCAGAACCGCACACTGGGTTGAAGGCACTGGCAGGACAGGAGCAGTTAGAGTAGCACAAGGATAGAGACCTGTGGGAGAGGCAAAgtgtcaaacaaaaacaagttcaGGGGTCACAGACACTCTATCTCTGAAATGTTCAAGAACGTTTCCTGCAGGGGTCCTGTATGAATGAAGGCAGAGACTGCTGTTATTAATGTTGCATTAAAGGTACCTGTGCAGTTTTTGAATGGTGCCAGTAATACAGAATAATGTTGTTAAGGGCAGGGTCCTGATCTGTTTGCATACACTAGACAAACAAATCCGACAGTACACTTTCCTGCCACAAGTTTCAGGTTATTCCACAGATCGCCAGTCAGTGGCAGTGATGTGCCAAGAACttgaaaaaaatactaaaatactgACACAAACATGGACGTCTTCTCATGGTTGGGCTTGGAGTTGGACGTTATATTGAAAGATGAGATTGGCCCTATTCTGCTCAGTTCTTAGCCAATTTAACCTATAATTTACATATTTGTTAAGGCAATTGCTAACAATACAATGGGATTTTAGCATAACAAATGTAATTACTTAGCTGGTAGGAAATTTTGGGACTTGAGGGATATGATGTGTTTTAACAGGTACTTTGTTGATTAAATTGTAATATGTGAAAAAAGTGCTTCACAACAGCTAGGCTGGATGTGTGAAACCGCATAGATgggaaacaaataaaagtccTAAAAAGCAATTTGCCCCTTTGAAAAGCAAATGCTGTTCACATGAAATCATCGAGGCAGACCCAACTCTTGTCACTCACCCATACTGTCCAACGTGGTAATGATTGACCTCGGAGACCTTCTGCGTGGGACAGCCCATGAAGAAGAGAGGGATAcagaggagggtggaggtggtCAGCATAACCACAGAGAAGCGTGGGATGGTCTTCAGAGAGAGGCCCGCCCTCTTCATGATGACTCCGCCTATCAGCATCCCCACTGCTACCGCTGGCAGATTCACAGCACCTGGCAACCACAAACAACTCCTGATTATTCTTGATTTAACTTGTTTCCTACACATGATGTGCCATTGTATTTGTTTACTCTAATGGTGTAGACCAGTGTAGATAAATCCAATGTTGAAAAGGGGCAAACATAAAGACCACAAAAGCCCCAGTAACATATTTGTCTCCACAACAGTAAACCACAACAGCTTCTTCTCCCGAAGCCCCATCTTTAATATGTGCACTCTTGCAGTACCTACCTACTAGCAGGCTGCTGTAGGCAGCTGAAGCGTTGTACTGTCGCTCCAGAAACTTGTTCAGGAACGTAGACAGTCCTGCAATcactgaggagaagcagcactGGGCCAGGACCAGCATCAGGAAGAGAGGGCTCAGCAGGAGGTGGACAAACATTCTGGGAAACACTGATCAGACACACTGACTATTAGACTGGACACTGGAAATGACTTGCCTCTCTGTTACAGAACGAGATAAAACTCTCGGGCAGGTGGGATCGTTGCGGGCTGAATATAATTAACTTACTTTTCAGGAAATCAAGTAAAGAGATATCTGGCTTCTTGAAGTCATCACTTATGTCAGTTTCACTTCCAATTAcctggaaaaaaacatgcaggatAAACTGTTAGTAATAGCAGTATGTGTAATAAGTACAGGGTGTTTATGTGATACAGCTGTTCAGAATTAAAACATACAGATCTTGTGGTCACATCACATCAGGATCTAACCAGCCCTGCTCTTACCAAAAAGAATTGACTCTTTTGtgaaaacttaaaacttttttttttctcccaccaCGCCACAGTCTCCCACAACAAGCCCCTGTCTCTTTATGCTGCTTTCATGTGACGTGGGAACATTAGACTGAAATGACAGCTCGCTGCAATAGCTCCACAGTGTTCTTGCATTCAAAGTCGTTCGCAGCTGTCAAACGTCATAATGGAAGATTTCTGTagagtttttgtcttttgtggcCTTTTCACAATGAAATACGTGTTCTTAGTTTGAATGTTTAGTTTTCAATTTCTCAAAAACTGGACTGTGTATAACAGTAGTTTCTAAACCGTTTATGTCGGATGTACATCCACATTGTAATCAGACGTAGCCTAAccctccaccagcaccacccaTCATGTtccaaatgtattcattttaacTGACTTTAAAGGTAGATGTAAAATAACACAGAAAGTTTTAGGTTCTAATCACTGATCATCAattgaaatgtcagtgtttaagtCAATTTGTTCAAGTCAAGGTATtcctactactactactactactacctaCTGCAATGGCAGAAGGTGACTCAACCATTTATCTATTACTTTTAGTTAAAtatttcttaattattttttttagcatgcAGTTGTTAATTGTAAATTTCGTCGTCATCATGCACtctcaagaaaaacaaactctaACCACATGTAGCcctggttgggaatcactgaTGCAAATCAGGTGTCAAAATgatctaaaacaaaaataaaaccttaaatTAGTTCTTGCTTTCTGCCCCTGCAGTTGATTGATGTAATCTGTGAAAATCTGTCGCACATGTTATTTTTGCTTCCCTTTCATAATGTTTCTGTGAAGATTTGAATTTGACCCTTTGTTTAGTTTCAGATATGTCCTGGAAGATGTTCAAACCCTCGGATTACGGATTACAATTTTCcaggaaataaaatggaaaacaaaacatctagGTTTTATCTAGAAAATGCCTGGAATCAGTCCCAAAAAGGTTTTCACTGATGAGGTATTTCATATAATGTAGGTGCTCTCATGCTTATGAACTCATACAAAGGCAACAATGTGAAAATCTTCATAAAATGTAATACTAACATAAAACCAGTAGGTGTCAGTAAAACATTAGAAACGCATTGTAGTTTTAAATAATCCACAAAATACATTCAGTGAAAGTTTGGACATAAGACAGGATCgatctgtgtgagtgagagtcTGACTCACGTTGTCTTCTGTATGCATTCTGCGAGGGAAAAAGAAGTAGGGGATGGAGGTGAGGACCAGGCAGCCGGTGGTGATGAGCAGGCCCATCCACCAGGCCCCGACCCAGCGGGGATCTCCGAGTCTCAGCTCTTGTTCGGCTCCTGCAagaaacagcacacacaaaacacaactgtgaGACACATTTCCTGCTTTAATCTGCCTATAAAATAACTTATCTAAACTCATCATTACCTAAACCAGTCCTGTCCACGTCCACGTAGATCCGCAGCACGACTGAGCCCAGCAGGTATCCAATGGCAGGCCCGAATACAGACACCGCGAAAAGGATGGCTGTAAATGATAAAACGGGCAGAgttattatactgtatgtatataatCTGTTCCTTAGCAGCTGATGTGTTCACAATACAGCATTTCACAAATACAAGTGCTCCTTTTTGATGagtttttgtttgacaaattaCTATCATTGTCAAGTTTATTTAGTCTTTTATGGATTAATGAGATTCGAACTGCAAACACTGCAACTGTATTCACTGTAGGACCAATCCTGAAGAATGTGTAGACAACAAAATCATTGCCTGTTCCACCTCAGGACATGCAGAATTAAATGAAATGCACCAGATCTAAACCCCATTTAAAAAATTTGATAGGATTTTAGCATTATGAATAATATAAGGTATGAACTTTATCAGTTTTGCTATCTGGGACGTGAAAGTCTTAAACGCCAATATCTGAAAACAGGACCTTTTAATtccaaaatcacaaaatactgATGTCAAAAATCTTCATACTTTTATATTAAAAAACTTCACCATAAACATTAGCTCTCTTTATCTGAACAAATCTATCTGCCTCTGAACGAAAGGCCATTCACCTATGTAAAGAGGGGAGTTGCCAGGTCCAGCAAAATCATCTATGTAGGAAATCCCAAAAGGCTGGATGGGCACCGAACCCACACCGAAAAGCAGCTGAGCGCTGGCCATGAACAGCCACAGGTTGTTAGTGTCAGACAGGAGGCTGGTGCCGTCTCCACCGCAACCCGGGTCACTCGTGTTCCCCTGCAGGTTGCAAATGTCATGGCGATCTGGATGACAGCAGGTGGTGACACACAGAGCGGAGGAGACAGTggtgaaaaacaatgaaaagtgaTGACAAGCCAATGTTTGCAGATGTCTAACTACTTTAATTTCCTGAAGGTTATCTGGCTTTTCACTGACACTCTGTTCAGTGCCAAAATACTTTGACTGGGGGCAACATGACAGAAGGAAGAGGGAGACTGTTATTGCAAATTAAACACCCTAGAGGTATCTCTAATCTCCTTAGCTTTCAGCGAGTGCATAGAGATTATGAATTTCCTTCAAAAAAAGACACTATTCAGTGCAGAAAGTACAGAAGGCCAAACGTCAGAAGTCTGTACTGAGAAGATGCTGCAGCGCTCTTAACGAAACCTTAAGTAAAGTCTCATAAATTGCATTGACATATTTGGACATTCGTGAGTCTGGACTCGATCACATTAGTTGTCAATGTGCAGCCGGCGGAGACAGAGGGGTCTTACTGTGTAAAACGGAGTTGTATTCGTAGGGCTGGGATAAGAAGTGAGGTAAGGTCAGCATCGTGGCACTGACAGCCATCAGCAGTCCTCCGATTCCAATGATGCGAGGACGGTGAACCCGATTTCCAAAGTAGCTCACGAACACTATCAGCACACTGTTACtgacctgagagacagacaaagacacgTCTCAAACAGGATCGGGAGGGAGCTTTTTCACACTCAAATCAGTCCATTGATACACACAGTGCATTACGTAGAAGGTCTTACAGTTTGCCAACATAACTAATGGCCTCTCAACAGCAAATATGGAGGTGGACAGGGTTGCCAGAATGTGAAACTGAACTTTTCTCAGGCTTTGTTTGGTCAGTGTTTTCATAAAGCATCAtataatcaaattaaattttgtgaATCACACCGTGACTCAGGCAAAAGCCTAAAGGGATCAAATGTCACTGTAAAACACACTGCTCTAAGTAATATTCAGTGACCCAAAACAACTGGAAAATATTTAGCTATGTGGGCCATTCAAATCCCACTTGAGCACTTGAGAGTAAAAAAATCCAGCACCCTCCACGACGTGTACGTGCAGtactttctttttattcttatcTGCAATGAAACCATTCCAGAATACTTTATTCTGACTTGAATTGTCAGGAAGTGTGATTTTGATGTGTTGCTTGTTCTCCAGTTCCCCCTTTGTCATCGCCAGCCTTGAAATAAAACTATCATGATCTGCGACTGTGAGAGGATATGTTATTGTTGGCTCCTACCTCGTGGAGAGAGGAAATGGTTCCCGAAGAGTAGCTGCTGAGGCCATAGCGTCTCTCGATTGTGGTGATGATACTCTTGAAGTAAGCGCTGTACAGCAGCTGAGAGAACTGCAGGAGGCCGTGGCACAGGACAAACAGCtgcgacagacagacagacagacagacagacaggtacagggGCCTTGAGTCTATGCATTATGTtgtcaaaaaacagaaatactggacaggcaggaagagagaaTTATTGGAAATGAATTGCCAGGTGTTCTGCTTCAAAGgcttgtgatgtgatgtgatggatCCAGAGCTAAAATAGCTTATAGTCACAAAAGTCTCTTGGTGTCAGtttcagctgcaggaacacTTGGCTGGACTCACAAAATGGCAGAACAGACTCCACTGGAGCAACCACATTGTCATTACACGTGATGTGTTGGAAAAGCAAAAGAGGATTTGTGTTAAACAACATGGTGAGGCGAGGATATGCTTACTGAAAGGACGGCCCATTTAAACATCAGAGAAGCAATGTTATCTGTGCAGTGAAATGCAGCGAAGGAAGtaggaaaaaaaccccaaacagcTCTTTCACAAGCACATGACCCAGCTTACTAGTACCAACACACATCGGGCCTGGACTCTGCTGCACTCA
Encoded here:
- the slco2a1 gene encoding solute carrier organic anion transporter family member 2A1, coding for MDIHSSKGMKKARTLRFSIKLFVLCHGLLQFSQLLYSAYFKSIITTIERRYGLSSYSSGTISSLHEVSNSVLIVFVSYFGNRVHRPRIIGIGGLLMAVSATMLTLPHFLSQPYEYNSVLHNRHDICNLQGNTSDPGCGGDGTSLLSDTNNLWLFMASAQLLFGVGSVPIQPFGISYIDDFAGPGNSPLYIAILFAVSVFGPAIGYLLGSVVLRIYVDVDRTGLGAEQELRLGDPRWVGAWWMGLLITTGCLVLTSIPYFFFPRRMHTEDNVIGSETDISDDFKKPDISLLDFLKMFPRMFVHLLLSPLFLMLVLAQCCFSSVIAGLSTFLNKFLERQYNASAAYSSLLVGAVNLPAVAVGMLIGGVIMKRAGLSLKTIPRFSVVMLTTSTLLCIPLFFMGCPTQKVSEVNHYHVGQYGSLSLCYSNCSCPASAFNPVCGSDGIEYISPCHAGCTNFTKEPNSTHRVQLYTNCRCISGSQSHAQPAPCPNSCPHFLLPVMLVISLASLIACLTHNPMYMMVLRSVPSEEKSFAIGIQFLLMRLLAWLPAPALFGMAIDASCIWWKRVCGKKFSCGYYDNNILRNRYLGLQVGYKVMGIILLLMLGWKVKRTQEYSLEKRPEGLL